The following proteins come from a genomic window of Pseudomonas putida:
- the livM gene encoding high-affinity branched-chain amino acid ABC transporter permease LivM — MNRNLKQAFFSALLVWAVAFPVLGLKLSIDGISLVVHSQGSFTISIIAVCSVLMFLRVLFDKQWSSVMGRRSDRKLIPPAVSNYLTLPKTQRYVIIGLIVMALVWPFFGSRGAVDIATLILIYVLLGLGLNIVVGLAGLLDLGYVGFYAVGAYSYAMLSHYLGWSFWVCLPIAGLMAATFGFLLGFPVLRLRGDYLAIVTLGFGEIIRLFLRNLTDWTGGPNGISNIPKPELFGLTFERRAAEGMQTFHEYFGLPYNSINKVIFLYLVALLLALLALFVINRLLRMPIGRAWEALREDEIACRALGLNPTVIKLSAFTLGACFAGFAGSFFAARQGLVTPESFTFIESAIILAIVVLGGMGSQLGVILAAIVMILLPELMREFSEYRMLMFGALMVLMMIWRPQGLLPMQRPQMELPR, encoded by the coding sequence ATGAACAGAAATCTCAAACAGGCGTTCTTCAGCGCCTTGCTGGTCTGGGCCGTGGCCTTCCCGGTGCTGGGCCTGAAACTGAGCATCGACGGCATCAGCCTGGTCGTGCACAGCCAGGGCTCGTTCACCATCAGCATCATCGCCGTGTGTTCGGTGCTGATGTTCCTGCGCGTGTTGTTCGACAAGCAGTGGAGTTCGGTGATGGGCCGCCGTTCGGATCGCAAGCTGATCCCCCCGGCAGTCAGTAACTACCTCACCCTGCCCAAAACCCAGCGCTATGTCATCATCGGGTTGATCGTGATGGCGCTGGTATGGCCATTCTTCGGCTCTCGCGGTGCAGTCGACATCGCCACGCTGATCCTGATCTACGTGTTGCTGGGCCTGGGCCTGAACATCGTGGTCGGCCTGGCGGGCCTGCTCGACCTCGGCTACGTGGGCTTCTATGCCGTCGGGGCCTACAGCTACGCGATGCTCTCGCATTATCTGGGCTGGAGCTTCTGGGTGTGCCTGCCGATTGCCGGCCTGATGGCTGCCACATTCGGCTTCCTGCTAGGCTTCCCGGTGCTGCGCCTGCGCGGTGACTACCTGGCGATCGTGACACTCGGCTTCGGCGAGATCATCCGCCTGTTCCTGCGTAACCTCACCGACTGGACCGGCGGCCCCAACGGCATCAGCAACATCCCCAAACCGGAACTCTTCGGCCTGACCTTCGAACGCCGTGCAGCCGAGGGCATGCAGACTTTCCACGAGTACTTCGGGCTGCCATACAACTCGATCAACAAGGTCATCTTCCTGTACCTGGTGGCTCTGCTGCTGGCCCTGCTGGCGTTGTTCGTGATCAACCGCCTGCTGCGCATGCCGATCGGTCGTGCCTGGGAAGCACTGCGTGAAGATGAGATCGCCTGCCGTGCACTGGGCCTGAACCCGACCGTGATCAAGCTCTCAGCATTCACCTTGGGCGCCTGCTTCGCCGGTTTCGCCGGCAGCTTCTTCGCCGCGCGCCAAGGCCTGGTGACGCCGGAGTCGTTCACCTTCATCGAGTCGGCGATCATCCTCGCCATCGTCGTGCTTGGCGGCATGGGCTCACAACTGGGCGTGATTCTCGCGGCCATCGTGATGATCCTGCTGCCAGAGCTGATGCGTGAGTTCAGCGAATACCGGATGCTGATGTTCGGTGCGTTGATGGTGTTGATGATGATCTGGCGTCCGCAAGGCCTGCTGCCTATGCAACGTCCACAGATGGAGCTGCCCCGATGA
- the livH gene encoding high-affinity branched-chain amino acid ABC transporter permease LivH gives MPEIYHFFQQLVNGLTIGSTYALIAIGYTMVYGIIGMINFAHGEVYMIGSYVAFIALAGLAMMGIHSLPILMTVAFVATIFVTSAYGYSIERVAYRPLRNSNRLIPLISAIGMSIFLQNTVLLSQDSKDKSIPNLIPGSFSFGPGGAEEVLISYMQILVFVVTLVAMTLLTLFISRSRLGRACRACAEDIKMANLLGINTNNIIALTFVIGAALAAVAAVLLSMQYGVINPNAGFLVGLKAFTAAVLGGIGSIPGAMLGGLVLGVAEAFGADIFGDQYKDVVAFGLLVLVLLFRPTGILGRPEVEKV, from the coding sequence GATCGCCATCGGCTACACGATGGTGTACGGCATCATTGGCATGATCAACTTCGCCCACGGCGAGGTGTACATGATCGGTTCCTACGTGGCCTTCATCGCCCTGGCGGGCCTGGCCATGATGGGTATCCATTCGCTGCCGATCCTGATGACCGTCGCCTTCGTCGCGACGATCTTCGTCACCAGTGCCTATGGCTACAGCATCGAACGGGTTGCCTACCGCCCCCTGCGCAACAGCAACCGTCTGATCCCGCTGATTTCCGCCATCGGCATGTCGATTTTCCTGCAGAACACGGTCTTGCTCTCGCAGGACTCCAAGGATAAATCCATCCCCAACCTGATCCCCGGGAGTTTCTCCTTCGGACCAGGCGGTGCTGAAGAAGTACTGATCAGCTACATGCAGATCCTGGTGTTCGTCGTCACCCTGGTGGCCATGACACTGCTCACCCTGTTCATCTCTCGTTCCCGCCTGGGCCGCGCCTGCCGTGCCTGTGCAGAGGACATCAAGATGGCCAACCTGCTGGGCATCAACACCAACAACATCATCGCCCTCACCTTCGTCATCGGGGCCGCCCTGGCTGCCGTGGCGGCCGTGCTGCTGAGCATGCAGTACGGGGTGATCAACCCCAACGCCGGTTTCCTGGTGGGTCTGAAAGCCTTCACCGCAGCGGTGCTGGGGGGCATCGGCAGTATTCCGGGCGCCATGCTCGGTGGGCTGGTGCTGGGTGTAGCCGAAGCGTTTGGCGCCGACATCTTCGGCGACCAGTACAAGGACGTAGTGGCATTCGGCTTGTTGGTTCTTGTCCTGCTATTCCGGCCGACCGGCATCCTGGGCCGCCCGGAGGTTGAAAAAGTATGA